In a single window of the Anaerotruncus rubiinfantis genome:
- a CDS encoding DUF1653 domain-containing protein, whose translation MNWVTQSIFYHIYPLGFCGAPPQNDNGETVSRIEKLTEWIPHLNALGVNALYLGPVFESTAHGYDTRDYYAVDRRLGDKASFKRVCDQLHKNGIRIVLDGVFNHVGREFWAFRDVREHGQASRYCGWFQNLNFGGGSPMGDPFWYESWQGCYDLVKLNLKNPEVVDHLLGAVGMWMDEFGIDGLRLDAADCVDPEFFKRLRQFCKGKNPDFWLMGEITHGDYNRWANPEMLDSVTNYECAKGLYSSHNDHNYFEIAHSLNRQSGPGGIYQNLCLYNFVDNHDVSRLLSVLKDPAHRYNIYTLLYTMPGVPSVYYGSEWGVKAQKQNGSDANLRPCLTLGQVPDADEALCAHLARLGKIRSAFPALQHGRYAQALVKNEQFAFCRADGGQKIYVALNCANHPEFVEFPVEVPALTDLFSGVTFETNDGNLKIELPACGARILVPAGDDRTLADLDEPADHAQKSSETPSRPAPGVVWLGRYRHFKGNEYEVLGVARHSETLEDYVVYRALYGEGGLWVRPASMFTETIERNGKCIPRFEYIGE comes from the coding sequence ATGAACTGGGTAACTCAGTCCATTTTCTATCATATCTATCCTCTCGGCTTCTGCGGCGCGCCGCCGCAAAATGACAATGGTGAAACTGTCAGCCGGATCGAAAAGCTCACCGAATGGATCCCGCATCTCAATGCGCTCGGAGTGAACGCCCTCTATCTCGGGCCGGTATTCGAATCGACCGCTCACGGTTATGACACCCGCGACTACTACGCGGTCGACCGGCGGCTCGGGGACAAGGCGTCTTTCAAAAGGGTTTGCGATCAACTGCATAAAAATGGCATCCGCATTGTGCTCGACGGGGTCTTTAACCACGTTGGCCGCGAATTCTGGGCGTTTCGCGACGTGCGGGAGCACGGACAGGCCTCCCGCTACTGCGGCTGGTTCCAAAATCTCAATTTCGGCGGCGGCAGCCCGATGGGCGACCCGTTCTGGTATGAAAGCTGGCAGGGCTGTTACGACCTGGTGAAGCTGAACCTCAAAAACCCGGAAGTCGTCGACCATCTGCTCGGCGCTGTCGGTATGTGGATGGATGAATTCGGCATCGACGGGCTGCGGCTGGACGCTGCCGACTGCGTCGATCCGGAATTTTTTAAGCGCCTGCGACAGTTCTGCAAGGGCAAAAACCCGGATTTCTGGCTGATGGGAGAGATCACCCACGGGGATTATAACCGCTGGGCCAATCCCGAGATGCTCGATTCGGTCACCAACTACGAATGCGCCAAGGGGCTTTATTCGTCCCACAATGACCACAATTATTTTGAAATTGCCCACTCGCTGAACCGTCAGTCCGGCCCAGGCGGCATCTATCAAAATCTCTGCCTCTATAACTTTGTGGATAACCATGACGTCAGCCGCCTTCTGTCGGTGCTGAAGGATCCGGCCCACCGCTACAACATCTATACCCTTCTCTATACGATGCCCGGGGTGCCGTCGGTCTACTATGGGAGCGAATGGGGCGTCAAGGCGCAAAAACAGAACGGGTCCGACGCGAACCTGCGCCCCTGCCTTACATTGGGACAGGTTCCGGACGCGGATGAAGCCCTCTGCGCGCATCTCGCGCGGCTTGGGAAAATACGTTCGGCTTTCCCCGCACTGCAGCATGGGCGCTACGCGCAGGCGCTCGTCAAAAATGAACAGTTCGCCTTCTGCCGCGCGGACGGTGGGCAAAAAATCTATGTCGCGCTCAACTGCGCGAATCATCCGGAGTTTGTGGAATTCCCGGTGGAGGTTCCCGCGCTTACCGACCTTTTCTCCGGCGTAACGTTTGAGACGAACGATGGGAACCTGAAAATCGAGCTGCCTGCCTGCGGCGCGCGCATCCTGGTCCCGGCAGGGGATGACCGGACGCTCGCGGATTTGGACGAGCCTGCGGACCATGCGCAGAAGTCTTCCGAAACACCGTCCCGTCCCGCGCCCGGCGTGGTCTGGCTGGGCCGTTACCGCCATTTCAAGGGCAACGAATACGAGGTTCTCGGCGTGGCCAGGCACAGCGAAACGCTGGAGGATTACGTTGTCTACCGTGCGCTTTACGGAGAGGGCGGGCTCTGGGTACGCCCAGCCAGCATGTTCACTGAAACCATTGAGCGAAATGGCAAATGTATCCCGCGCTTTGAATATATTGGCGAATAG
- a CDS encoding lipoate--protein ligase translates to MAERLCYLIGAGYDPYENLALEELLVRRIPRDTVILYLWQNQKTVVIGRNQNAWKECRIAALEADGGKLARRLSGGGAVFHDLGNLNFTFLANRPDYDVDRQLAVILRAVESFGLRAEKSGRNDVTAAGRKFSGNAFYRTAHGCYHHGTLLIDVDLAHLSDYLSVSVEKLAAKGVDSVRSRVVNLHSLERRITVDTMRDALLRAFGEVYGGIPQKIRPAQFDPDEWVGLKEKYASWQWRLGQPLPFTCSFGKRFGWGNIDLRLAVQNGQVAGCEVFSDAMDADLIDSIPRMLEGAVCSTDALCAALTGDAPELCDIRSLIRAQQL, encoded by the coding sequence ATGGCTGAGCGGCTCTGCTATCTGATTGGGGCGGGTTATGATCCGTATGAAAATCTGGCGCTTGAGGAGCTGTTGGTGCGTCGGATACCCAGGGACACTGTGATCCTCTATCTCTGGCAGAACCAGAAGACGGTGGTTATCGGGCGCAACCAGAACGCGTGGAAGGAATGCCGGATCGCCGCGCTCGAAGCGGACGGCGGCAAGCTTGCGCGGCGGCTTTCGGGCGGTGGCGCGGTGTTCCACGACCTTGGGAACCTCAACTTCACTTTTTTGGCGAACCGGCCGGATTACGATGTTGACCGGCAGCTTGCGGTGATCCTGCGGGCGGTGGAAAGTTTTGGCTTGCGGGCGGAAAAATCCGGTCGCAACGATGTGACTGCCGCGGGGCGGAAATTTTCCGGCAACGCTTTTTACCGGACTGCGCACGGCTGCTATCACCATGGGACGCTGCTCATCGACGTGGATCTTGCGCACCTGTCCGACTATCTGTCTGTTTCGGTCGAGAAGCTTGCCGCAAAAGGGGTTGATTCGGTGCGGTCGCGGGTGGTGAACCTGCATTCACTGGAGAGGCGTATCACCGTGGACACGATGCGTGACGCATTGCTGCGTGCATTCGGAGAAGTTTACGGCGGCATCCCGCAAAAAATTCGTCCAGCGCAGTTCGATCCGGATGAATGGGTAGGCCTGAAGGAGAAATATGCTTCCTGGCAGTGGCGGCTCGGACAGCCGCTTCCGTTCACCTGTTCTTTTGGCAAACGGTTCGGCTGGGGAAATATCGACCTGCGGCTTGCGGTGCAAAATGGACAGGTAGCAGGCTGTGAAGTCTTTTCCGATGCGATGGATGCCGACCTGATAGATTCGATCCCGCGGATGCTTGAAGGCGCGGTCTGCTCGACCGACGCGCTCTGCGCAGCCCTGACAGGGGACGCGCCGGAACTGTGCGATATCCGTTCGCTCATCCGGGCGCAGCAGCTTTAG
- the gcvPB gene encoding aminomethyl-transferring glycine dehydrogenase subunit GcvPB encodes MKLLFEESRPGRRNDYLPESSTPAVSLPEGMRRSAPPRLPQIAECDLARHYSALARRTHGVNDGFYPLGSCTMKYNPKLNDEMAALPGFAKIHPLQPPETARGCIEVLQLAEKYLCEITGMDAMTFQPAAGAHGEFTGLLLIKKYHELRGDTKRTKIIVPDSAHGTNPASAAMAGMSIVNVPSGRDGCVSLSDLREAVGEDTAGLMLTNPNTVGLFDQNILEITKIVHDAGGLCYYDGANLNAVMGVVRPGDMGFDCVHLNLHKTFSTPHGGGGPGAGPVGCKEFLAPYLPKPQIAPSGLSNDAPQSIGQVKSFYGNFLVVVKALAYLLTLGAEGVREASENAVLNANYLMHKLASQYEMAYRRPCMHEFVMTLEPLKKECGVTAMDIAKSLLDAGMHPPTMYFPLIVHEALMVEPTETESPETLDEASRIFLDSIQKARKNPDCMHELPLHTPVRRLDEVGAARNPRLRYRFGENDG; translated from the coding sequence ATGAAACTGCTGTTTGAAGAGAGCCGCCCCGGACGCCGAAACGACTATCTGCCCGAAAGCAGCACCCCGGCGGTCAGCCTGCCGGAGGGCATGCGGCGCAGTGCCCCGCCGCGTCTGCCTCAGATTGCGGAATGCGACCTGGCGCGGCATTATTCGGCGCTCGCACGGCGCACCCACGGGGTGAACGACGGATTTTACCCGCTCGGCTCCTGCACCATGAAATATAACCCCAAACTGAACGATGAAATGGCGGCGCTGCCGGGCTTTGCAAAGATCCATCCGCTCCAGCCGCCGGAAACGGCGCGCGGCTGCATTGAAGTTCTGCAGCTTGCGGAGAAATATCTCTGTGAGATCACCGGTATGGATGCGATGACCTTCCAGCCCGCGGCTGGCGCGCATGGCGAGTTCACCGGGCTGCTGCTCATCAAGAAATACCACGAGTTGCGCGGCGACACAAAACGCACCAAGATCATTGTGCCGGATTCAGCGCACGGGACCAATCCTGCCTCGGCGGCAATGGCAGGTATGTCGATTGTGAATGTCCCATCCGGCCGGGATGGCTGCGTCAGCCTTTCCGACCTGCGCGAAGCGGTGGGGGAAGATACGGCGGGGCTCATGCTCACCAACCCCAACACAGTTGGCCTGTTCGATCAGAATATCCTGGAGATCACAAAAATTGTCCACGACGCGGGCGGCCTGTGCTATTATGACGGCGCGAACCTCAACGCGGTCATGGGCGTGGTGCGGCCGGGCGACATGGGCTTCGACTGCGTGCATCTCAACCTCCACAAGACCTTTTCGACTCCGCATGGCGGCGGCGGTCCGGGCGCCGGCCCGGTCGGCTGTAAGGAATTTCTCGCGCCGTACCTGCCAAAACCGCAGATCGCACCGAGTGGACTTTCGAATGACGCGCCGCAGAGCATTGGACAGGTAAAATCTTTCTATGGGAACTTCCTTGTCGTGGTGAAAGCGCTTGCCTATCTTTTGACGCTGGGCGCTGAAGGGGTGCGCGAAGCGAGTGAGAACGCGGTGCTCAACGCGAATTACCTGATGCACAAGCTCGCGTCCCAATACGAGATGGCCTACCGGCGCCCCTGCATGCACGAATTCGTCATGACGCTCGAACCACTGAAAAAGGAATGCGGCGTGACCGCGATGGACATCGCCAAGAGCCTGCTTGACGCAGGAATGCACCCGCCCACGATGTATTTCCCGCTCATCGTGCATGAAGCTCTGATGGTCGAACCGACCGAAACTGAAAGCCCGGAAACGCTCGATGAAGCGTCCCGGATCTTCCTGGACAGCATCCAAAAGGCGCGGAAAAATCCGGACTGCATGCATGAATTGCCGCTGCACACGCCGGTGCGCCGGCTGGATGAGGTAGGTGCTGCCCGCAATCCGCGCCTGCGGTACCGGTTTGGAGAAAACGATGGCTGA
- the lpdA gene encoding dihydrolipoyl dehydrogenase — protein MKTYDLIVIGAGPGGYVAAIRAAQNGLAVAVCEADAVGGTCLNRGCIPTKALLHSARAYQELQNASFIGILADNVRFDLAKIHARKDAVVSQLQNGIEQLLKANKIDLIRARAAILGQGRVRAGDETLGCKSILIASGSKPALPHIPGIEFALTSDSLLAEARLYPRLVIIGGGVIGMEFASLYSAFGCEVAVIEAMDRILPTMDREISQNLGMILKKRGVRIFAGARVEAIEKEKDGFACRFTAKGNAQEISADAVLCAVGRRANTENLFAKGFSVACEHGHIQVDDAFRTNVEGVYAIGDVIGKIQLAHAASAQGIYIADALAEKPRSVNLDVIPACIYTDPEIASVGLTVDEAKMRGMDVKTGKFLLTATGKALIEECERSFIKTVFDAQSEKLIGVQMMCPRATDLIGEAATAVANGLTTGQLISVVRPHPTFCESFTEAVEAADGRAIHAAPPRR, from the coding sequence ATGAAAACATACGATTTGATCGTGATCGGCGCGGGCCCGGGCGGCTATGTGGCCGCGATCCGCGCCGCGCAAAATGGCCTTGCCGTTGCGGTCTGCGAGGCGGATGCGGTTGGCGGGACCTGCCTCAACCGGGGCTGCATCCCGACAAAAGCGCTTCTGCACAGCGCGCGAGCCTATCAGGAACTGCAAAACGCGTCCTTCATCGGGATTCTGGCGGACAATGTCCGGTTTGATCTTGCGAAAATCCACGCGCGCAAGGACGCGGTCGTTTCCCAGCTGCAAAACGGGATTGAACAGCTCCTGAAGGCGAATAAAATTGATCTGATCCGCGCGCGGGCCGCAATTCTGGGCCAGGGCCGGGTGCGGGCTGGAGATGAAACGCTTGGCTGCAAGAGCATCCTGATTGCATCCGGCTCGAAGCCCGCTCTGCCGCATATCCCAGGGATCGAATTTGCGCTCACCAGCGACAGCCTGCTTGCCGAAGCGCGGCTTTATCCACGCCTCGTGATCATCGGCGGCGGCGTCATTGGGATGGAATTTGCTTCGCTTTACAGTGCGTTTGGCTGCGAAGTCGCCGTGATTGAAGCGATGGACCGCATCCTGCCCACCATGGACAGGGAGATTTCCCAAAACCTCGGGATGATCCTCAAAAAACGCGGCGTGCGGATCTTTGCGGGAGCAAGGGTGGAAGCAATCGAAAAAGAGAAGGACGGTTTTGCCTGCCGTTTTACGGCGAAGGGGAACGCACAGGAAATTTCGGCGGACGCAGTGCTCTGTGCCGTCGGCCGCCGGGCCAACACGGAAAATCTCTTTGCCAAAGGCTTTTCGGTCGCGTGCGAACACGGACATATCCAGGTGGACGATGCCTTCCGAACCAATGTGGAGGGTGTCTATGCGATCGGGGACGTCATTGGAAAAATCCAGCTCGCACACGCCGCGTCGGCGCAGGGGATCTATATCGCGGACGCATTGGCTGAAAAGCCGCGTTCGGTCAACCTCGATGTGATTCCGGCCTGCATTTACACCGACCCTGAGATTGCCAGCGTGGGGCTGACAGTGGACGAAGCGAAGATGCGTGGGATGGATGTCAAGACCGGGAAGTTCCTTCTGACCGCAACCGGAAAAGCATTGATCGAGGAGTGTGAACGCAGCTTTATAAAGACGGTTTTTGATGCGCAGAGCGAAAAGCTGATCGGTGTGCAGATGATGTGTCCGCGCGCGACCGACCTCATTGGAGAGGCGGCCACCGCCGTTGCAAACGGGCTGACCACCGGACAGCTCATTTCGGTTGTACGGCCGCATCCAACCTTCTGCGAGAGCTTCACCGAAGCGGTCGAGGCCGCGGATGGGCGTGCCATTCACGCGGCTCCTCCCAGAAGATAA